A genome region from Cucurbita pepo subsp. pepo cultivar mu-cu-16 chromosome LG02, ASM280686v2, whole genome shotgun sequence includes the following:
- the LOC111788315 gene encoding 17.1 kDa class II heat shock protein-like — protein MELARMGLDPIFLNALHDLLDFTDEAGQSTHHGPSRAFVRDAKAMAATPADVVEYPNAYQFSIDMPGLKMDQIKVQIEDNQLVVTGERKRESEKVKEGKYVTMERRLGKYLKKFVLPEAADVDKVSAAYQDGVLSVTVEKKPPPEPKNAKTIEVRVGQD, from the coding sequence atggagTTAGCCAGAATGGGGTTAGACCCAATATTCCTGAATGCCCTCCATGACCTTCTGGACTTCACTGATGAGGCAGGGCAGAGCACCCACCACGGGCCGTCACGCGCCTTCGTGAGGGACGCAAAGGCGATGGCGGCGACTCCAGCCGATGTGGTAGAATATCCAAACGCCTACCAATTCTCCATCGACATGCCTGGCCTCAAAATGGACCAAATCAAGGTCCAAATCGAGGACAACCAGTTGGTTGTGACCGGcgagaggaagagagaaagTGAAAAGGTTAAGGAAGGGAAATACGTGACGATGGAGAGGAGGCTGGGCAAATACTTGAAGAAATTTGTGCTGCCGGAGGCCGCCGACGTTGACAAAGTATCGGCGGCGTACCAGGACGGAGTGCTGTCGGTCACGGTGGAGAAGAAGCCGCCGCCAGAGCCCAAAAATGCCAAGACTATTGAGGTTCGTGTGGGACAAGATTGA
- the LOC111788317 gene encoding 17.1 kDa class II heat shock protein-like — protein MDLRIMGLDSPIFSTLHHVMDLVDEADKSFNAPTRTYVRDAKAMAATPADIKEYPNSYVFVVDMPGLKVGDIKVQVEDDNVLLISGERKREEEKEGAKYVRMERRVGKLMRKFVLPENANVDAISAVCQDGVLTVTVQKLPPPEPKKPKVVEVKVN, from the coding sequence ATGGATCTAAGAATCATGGGCTTAGACTCCCCAATCTTCTCCACCCTCCACCATGTTATGGATCTCGTCGACGAGGCCGACAAGTCGTTCAATGCCCCAACGCGAACCTACGTCCGGGATGCCAAGGCCATGGCAGCCACTCCGGCCGACATCAAGGAGTATCCAAATTCCTACGTTTTCGTCGTCGACATGCCAGGGCTGAAGGTTGGCGACATCAAGGTTCAGGTTGAGGACGACAATGTGCTACTGATAAGTGGCGAGAGGAAGAgggaggaggagaaagaaggggCGAAGTATGTGAGGATGGAGAGGAGAGTTGGGAAGTTAATGAGGAAATTTGTGTTGCCGGAAAATGCCAACGTTGATGCCATCTCAGCGGTTTGTCAGGATGGTGTGCTCACTGTGACTGTCCAAAAGTTGCCACCACCTGAGCCCAAGAAGCCCAAGGTGGTTGAGGTCAAGGTCAATTGA